One genomic region from Capra hircus breed San Clemente chromosome 18, ASM170441v1, whole genome shotgun sequence encodes:
- the IRX6 gene encoding iroquois-class homeodomain protein IRX-6 isoform X2, with the protein MSFPHFGHPYGSASQFLVSASSSATCCESAPRSVPDVASGSTPAAALCCAPYDSRLLGSARPELGAALGIYGAPYSAAAAAQSYPGYLPYSPEPPALYGALNPQYEFKEAAGNFTSSLAQPGAYYPYEPTLGQYQYDRYGAVELSGAGRRKNATRETTSTLKAWLNEHRKNPYPTKGEKIMLAIITKMTLTQVSTWFANARRRLKKENKMTWAPKNKGGEERKEEGGTEELLGCLNGDTKDVTAGQEARGLRLSDLEDLEEEEEEEADEEEAVATATDRLAELHKDTQPLPAAPCAAAGEGRPERRECSLAAPRFSFTEPPRSGEADFLRAEQGGPTLTMHYPCSEKPPRIWSLAHTAAASVVEGAPPNLPQPRSPEHHLIPGQPPGPGARPAVPRDSACQESPRVAKAFGNPTFALQGLPLNCAPCPRRREPVVRCQYPSGAEG; encoded by the exons ATGTCCTTCCCGCACTTTGGACATCCTTACGGCAGTGCTTCCCAG TTTCTGGTGTCTGCAAGTTCCAGCGCCACTTGCTGCGAATCCGCCCCGCGCTCGGTCCCAGATGTGGCCTCGGGCTCCACCCCGGCGGCCGCGCTCTGCTGCGCACCCTACGACAGTCGGCTGCTGGGCAGTGCGAGGCCGGAGCTGGGCGCGGCCTTGGGCATCTATGGAGCTCCCTACTCAGCCGCTGCAGCTGCCCAGAGCTACCCAGGCTACCTGCCCTACAGCCCCGAGCCGCCGGCGCTGTACGGGGCGCTG aATCCACAGTATGAATTTAAGGAGGCTGCGGGGAACTTTACATCCAGCCTGGCACAACCAGGAGCCTATTACCCCTATGAGCCAACACTGGGGCAGTACCAGTATGATCG GTATGGAGCGGTGGAGTTGAGTGGTGCTGGGCGCAGAAAGAACGCCACCCGGGAGACCACTAGCACGCTCAAGGCCTGGCTCAACGAGCACCGCAAGAACCCCTACCCCACCAAGGGCGAGAAGATCATGCTGGCCATCATCACCAAGATGACCCTCACTCAGGTGTCCACCTGGTTCGCCAATGCGCGCCGGCGCCTCAAAAAGGAGAACAAGATGACCTGGGCGCCCAAGAACAAAGgcggggaagaaaggaaggaggagggtggAACAGAGGAACTGCTGGGCTGCCTAAATGGTGACACCAAAG ACGTTACTGCTGGCCAGGAGGCCCGGGGGCTCCGGCTGAGTGACCTGGAAGAcctggaggaagaagaggaagaggaggcggATGAAGAGGAGGCAGTGGCCACAGCTACGGACAGACTGGCTGAGCTCCATAAAGACACTCAGCCGCTGCCGGCAGCGCCATGTGCCGCCGCTGGAGAGGGCCGACCGGAGCGCAGGGAGTGCAGTCTGGCGGCACCCCGCTTCTCCTTCACTGAGCCGCCCAGATCGGGAGAAGCCGACTTCCTCCGGGCCGAGCAAGGAGGCCCCACGTTGACCATGCACTACCCCTGCAGCGAGAAACCACCGCGCATCTGGTCTCTGGCGCACACGGCGGCCGCCAGCGTCGTCGAAGGGGCACCTCCAAACCTGCCCCAGCCACGAAGTCCTGAGCACCATCTGATTCCCGGACAGCCTCCAGGCCCGGGCGCGCGACCCGCGGTCCCCAGAGACTCCGCGTGCCAAGAGTCTCCCCGAGTAGCCAAAGCCTTTGGAAACCCCACGTTTGCCCTACAGGGTCTGCCCCTGAACTGTGCGCCGTGCCCGCGGCGGAGGGAGCCGGTGGTGCGGTGCCAGTACCCATCCGGAGCAGAAG GTTAG
- the IRX6 gene encoding iroquois-class homeodomain protein IRX-6 isoform X1: protein MSFPHFGHPYGSASQFLVSASSSATCCESAPRSVPDVASGSTPAAALCCAPYDSRLLGSARPELGAALGIYGAPYSAAAAAQSYPGYLPYSPEPPALYGALNPQYEFKEAAGNFTSSLAQPGAYYPYEPTLGQYQYDRYGAVELSGAGRRKNATRETTSTLKAWLNEHRKNPYPTKGEKIMLAIITKMTLTQVSTWFANARRRLKKENKMTWAPKNKGGEERKEEGGTEELLGCLNGDTKDVTAGQEARGLRLSDLEDLEEEEEEEADEEEAVATATDRLAELHKDTQPLPAAPCAAAGEGRPERRECSLAAPRFSFTEPPRSGEADFLRAEQGGPTLTMHYPCSEKPPRIWSLAHTAAASVVEGAPPNLPQPRSPEHHLIPGQPPGPGARPAVPRDSACQESPRVAKAFGNPTFALQGLPLNCAPCPRRREPVVRCQYPSGAEAG, encoded by the exons ATGTCCTTCCCGCACTTTGGACATCCTTACGGCAGTGCTTCCCAG TTTCTGGTGTCTGCAAGTTCCAGCGCCACTTGCTGCGAATCCGCCCCGCGCTCGGTCCCAGATGTGGCCTCGGGCTCCACCCCGGCGGCCGCGCTCTGCTGCGCACCCTACGACAGTCGGCTGCTGGGCAGTGCGAGGCCGGAGCTGGGCGCGGCCTTGGGCATCTATGGAGCTCCCTACTCAGCCGCTGCAGCTGCCCAGAGCTACCCAGGCTACCTGCCCTACAGCCCCGAGCCGCCGGCGCTGTACGGGGCGCTG aATCCACAGTATGAATTTAAGGAGGCTGCGGGGAACTTTACATCCAGCCTGGCACAACCAGGAGCCTATTACCCCTATGAGCCAACACTGGGGCAGTACCAGTATGATCG GTATGGAGCGGTGGAGTTGAGTGGTGCTGGGCGCAGAAAGAACGCCACCCGGGAGACCACTAGCACGCTCAAGGCCTGGCTCAACGAGCACCGCAAGAACCCCTACCCCACCAAGGGCGAGAAGATCATGCTGGCCATCATCACCAAGATGACCCTCACTCAGGTGTCCACCTGGTTCGCCAATGCGCGCCGGCGCCTCAAAAAGGAGAACAAGATGACCTGGGCGCCCAAGAACAAAGgcggggaagaaaggaaggaggagggtggAACAGAGGAACTGCTGGGCTGCCTAAATGGTGACACCAAAG ACGTTACTGCTGGCCAGGAGGCCCGGGGGCTCCGGCTGAGTGACCTGGAAGAcctggaggaagaagaggaagaggaggcggATGAAGAGGAGGCAGTGGCCACAGCTACGGACAGACTGGCTGAGCTCCATAAAGACACTCAGCCGCTGCCGGCAGCGCCATGTGCCGCCGCTGGAGAGGGCCGACCGGAGCGCAGGGAGTGCAGTCTGGCGGCACCCCGCTTCTCCTTCACTGAGCCGCCCAGATCGGGAGAAGCCGACTTCCTCCGGGCCGAGCAAGGAGGCCCCACGTTGACCATGCACTACCCCTGCAGCGAGAAACCACCGCGCATCTGGTCTCTGGCGCACACGGCGGCCGCCAGCGTCGTCGAAGGGGCACCTCCAAACCTGCCCCAGCCACGAAGTCCTGAGCACCATCTGATTCCCGGACAGCCTCCAGGCCCGGGCGCGCGACCCGCGGTCCCCAGAGACTCCGCGTGCCAAGAGTCTCCCCGAGTAGCCAAAGCCTTTGGAAACCCCACGTTTGCCCTACAGGGTCTGCCCCTGAACTGTGCGCCGTGCCCGCGGCGGAGGGAGCCGGTGGTGCGGTGCCAGTACCCATCCGGAGCAGAAG CAGGTTAG